AGGCGGCCGAATGCGGCAGAGCTTTGATAAATTGTTGTGCGATCTTAGTTTTATCGACCATAGCTACTTTCCCAACGTCACAACTGTTGCCCTTAGTGAACACTGGGCCTAAATTCCCCGCAAGGGAGAATACTCATGACCGAACGTCTAACTTTCAAAGAGATGTGTGCGAAATTCGACGTAACGCCTCGGACTTTGCGGTACTATGAGTATATCGAACTCCTGCAGCCAGAGCGCGAAGGGCGCAGCCGGTTCTACGGCCCCAAGGAAAGCGCGCGCATGACGTTGATTCTGCGCGGGCGTAAGTTTGGCATCAAACTTGAAGAGATGCGTCAGTGGCTGCTGATCTATGAAAAAGAAGGCACCCAAGCACAGATGCGTGCCTTTCTGGATATGGCCGACAACCAGCTTGCGAATCTCCATGAGCAACGCGCTCAGCTGGATGAAGCCATCGAAGAGCTCTCTGCGCTGCGCGCCGAAACAGCGTCAAACCTCGACTAATTCCCTCCCCTACGATTGCCAAAACGGTTGAACTGCGTCCAGCTTTCAAGTTGACGTAAGTCGACGCTACGTCAACTTCACTTGTGACGTAGCGTATCGCTTACGTAAACGTAAACTAATTCCTAGATATTGTTCAGACCCACGTAACCGACCGTTTTGTTAGCGCGAGGAAATGACATGACCGAAGACACTTTGACCATCCGTCAGATGTGCGATGCATTCGACGTGACCCCGCGGACGCTGCGTTTTTACGAAGCGAAGGAACTATTGTTCCCGATCCGCGACGGCCAGAAACGCCTGTTCACGCGCCGCGATCGCGCGCGGCTTAAGCTGATCCTGCGCGGCAAGCGTTTTGGCTTTTCGCTCGAGGAAATCCGCCAGTTGCTGAACCTCTATGACGTAGGTGACCAGCAACAGACCCAATACGAACGCACCTATGAGATCGCCAAAGGCCATCTTGAGGGCATGGAACGTCAGCGCGAAGAGCTGGACGAAGCCATCGCCGATCTCAAGGCCCAGCTCAAATGGGGAGAACGCATGTTGTCCTCGTTTAACAACCAGAAAAAAGCAGCAGAGTAAAAAGCTCCGGAGGAGAAGAGATGCCAAGCTATGTAGCCCCAGTAAAGGACGCACAGTACATTTTGCACGATGTCCTGAAGGTTTCTGAAAGCAAAACCCCTGGGTATGACGAGTTAGACGCGGATTTCACAAATGCCATCCTCGAAGAGGCCGGCAAACTGACCAGCGAAGTCCTCGCCCCCCTGAATGTTGTGGGCGACAAGGAGGGCTGCCGTCTGGAAAACGGTGTGGTCTATACGCCCAAAGGCTTCAAAGACGCCTTCGAAATGGTGAAAGAAGGCGGCTGGACTGGTCTGGACATGCCCGAGGAATTCGGCGGGCAGAATATGCCAGCGGTCATCGGCAGCGCAGTTGGCGAATTCTTCTCCGGTGCCAACCAAGCCTTCACCATGTATCAGGGCCTGACCCACGGCGCGGCCTCTGCGATCCTTGCGCATGGCACCGACGAGCAGAAAGCCACCTATCTGCCAAACATGGTCAGCTGTGAATGGACCGGCACCATGAACCTGACCGAGCCACATTGCGGCACCGATCTGGGCTTGATGCGCACCAAAGCAGAGCCTCAGGACGATGGGTCCTACAAGGTATCCGGCCAGAAGATCTTTATCTCGGCGGGCGAGCACGACATGGCGGATAACATCATCCACCTCGTACTTGCGAAAATTCCGGGCGGCCCTGAAGGCATCAAGGGCGTGTCCCTCTTCATCGTTCCGAAGTTCATGGTCAACGAAGATGGCTCTCTGGGCGCGCGCAATGGCGTGTCCGTCGGCAATATCGAAGAGAAGATGGGCATCCACGGCAACTCGACTTGTGTGATGAACTATGACGAGGCGACCGGCTATCTGCTGGGGGACATGCACAAAGGCATGCGCGCTATGTTCACCATGATGAACGAAGCCCGTCTGGGCGTTGCGATGCAGGGTCTGGCACAATCCGAGGTCGCCTATCA
This is a stretch of genomic DNA from Cognatishimia activa. It encodes these proteins:
- a CDS encoding MerR family transcriptional regulator, producing the protein MTERLTFKEMCAKFDVTPRTLRYYEYIELLQPEREGRSRFYGPKESARMTLILRGRKFGIKLEEMRQWLLIYEKEGTQAQMRAFLDMADNQLANLHEQRAQLDEAIEELSALRAETASNLD
- a CDS encoding MerR family transcriptional regulator; protein product: MTEDTLTIRQMCDAFDVTPRTLRFYEAKELLFPIRDGQKRLFTRRDRARLKLILRGKRFGFSLEEIRQLLNLYDVGDQQQTQYERTYEIAKGHLEGMERQREELDEAIADLKAQLKWGERMLSSFNNQKKAAE
- a CDS encoding acyl-CoA dehydrogenase C-terminal domain-containing protein, whose translation is MPSYVAPVKDAQYILHDVLKVSESKTPGYDELDADFTNAILEEAGKLTSEVLAPLNVVGDKEGCRLENGVVYTPKGFKDAFEMVKEGGWTGLDMPEEFGGQNMPAVIGSAVGEFFSGANQAFTMYQGLTHGAASAILAHGTDEQKATYLPNMVSCEWTGTMNLTEPHCGTDLGLMRTKAEPQDDGSYKVSGQKIFISAGEHDMADNIIHLVLAKIPGGPEGIKGVSLFIVPKFMVNEDGSLGARNGVSVGNIEEKMGIHGNSTCVMNYDEATGYLLGDMHKGMRAMFTMMNEARLGVAMQGLAQSEVAYQNALIYAKDRLQGRDVTGVKNPDGPADPLIVHPDIRRSLMDQKSFNEGARAFTLWGATLLDDAHRNGDKDADGLISLLTPVLKGFLTDEGYDMTVLAQQVYGGHGYIEEWGMSQFTRDARIAMIYEGANGVQALDLVGRKLAADGGKHVMAFFELVKNFCKEQGADETMADFVEPLKTASKHLQSAGMFFMQNGMKNPNAALSGSYDFMHLFGHVCLGLMWGKMARASLDALANGTSDTTFHETKLATARYYMARRLPATAMHLARIESGADPVMALDAEAF